In Salinirussus salinus, the following proteins share a genomic window:
- a CDS encoding extracellular solute-binding protein, translating to MTEDTTPPTDRRTDTTTSRLSRRRVLATTGLAGATALAGCGGLFGGGDDNQEGDDGDDDEADPDVVGYAREGRGLPGGTPVSEMPELSGQLTVYSGRGEFLIGTLMDFFREEYPDFDLQIRYGGAADLANQIRTEGQASPADVFFTVNAGILGLLANDDRLQSMPDDVLGLGREGYQDPDGTWIGTSGRVRTIPYNTDELSEGDLPDDIMALPEQDALQNNIGWAPTYGSNQGFVTVMRLIEGEEATREWLRGMLDLGVQEYSDEFRVAQAVADGEILAGLTNHYYVVRVLDGRPDAPLDMTFTENDAGSFFNVAGAGVVDSSDSPDMAANFIRHLLSAEAQDYFARSATFEYPMIPEVDPIDRLPGFDELNPPDLDFAEFARADINETITLMEEEGVL from the coding sequence ATGACCGAGGACACCACACCACCGACGGACCGGCGTACCGACACCACAACGAGCCGCCTCTCGCGGCGGAGAGTACTCGCGACTACCGGGCTCGCCGGTGCGACTGCCCTCGCCGGCTGCGGAGGCCTTTTCGGCGGCGGGGACGACAATCAAGAGGGAGACGACGGCGACGACGACGAGGCCGATCCGGATGTCGTCGGGTACGCCCGCGAGGGACGCGGACTCCCCGGCGGGACGCCGGTGTCGGAGATGCCGGAACTCTCCGGACAACTGACGGTCTACTCGGGGCGCGGCGAGTTTCTCATCGGCACGCTGATGGACTTCTTCCGCGAGGAGTACCCCGACTTCGACCTCCAGATCCGCTACGGTGGGGCGGCAGACCTCGCCAACCAGATCCGCACCGAGGGCCAGGCCAGCCCGGCTGACGTCTTCTTCACCGTGAACGCCGGCATCCTCGGGTTGCTGGCGAACGACGACCGCCTCCAGTCGATGCCCGACGACGTGCTCGGGCTCGGCCGCGAGGGCTACCAGGACCCCGACGGGACCTGGATCGGCACGTCCGGCCGGGTACGGACGATCCCGTACAACACCGACGAACTCTCGGAGGGGGACCTCCCGGACGACATCATGGCCCTCCCCGAGCAGGACGCACTCCAGAACAACATCGGCTGGGCTCCCACCTACGGTTCCAACCAGGGGTTCGTGACCGTGATGCGCCTCATCGAGGGTGAAGAAGCGACCCGGGAGTGGCTGCGGGGGATGCTCGACCTGGGTGTCCAGGAGTACTCCGACGAGTTCCGCGTCGCACAGGCCGTCGCGGACGGCGAGATCCTCGCCGGACTCACCAACCACTACTACGTCGTCCGCGTCCTGGACGGCCGGCCCGACGCTCCCCTCGACATGACGTTCACCGAGAACGACGCGGGGTCGTTTTTCAACGTCGCCGGCGCGGGCGTGGTCGACTCGTCTGACTCACCCGACATGGCAGCCAACTTCATTCGCCACCTGCTGTCGGCGGAGGCACAGGACTACTTCGCGCGGTCGGCGACCTTCGAGTACCCGATGATCCCCGAGGTCGATCCCATCGACCGCCTGCCGGGCTTCGACGAGCTGAACCCGCCGGACCTAGACTTCGCCGAATTCGCCCGCGCTGATATCAACGAGACTATCACCCTGATGGAAGAAGAAGGCGTACTGTAG
- a CDS encoding alpha-1 4-glucan-protein synthase has protein sequence MLGQPKTTGSGDVCVVVPTVREPECVRAYVANARRHGFDTDRLHVVLVTEDFCDTAEMAAMLEDLEVSGAVFDGTRREQWLDRNGVGDFSHLIPAASHAQTSFGLLYLWAHDFPYGVFIDDDTLPHDDQDFFGTHLRNLGFEGEIEQVASDEQWVNVLYQNVDEHDLYPRGYPYSAMGETVERTTATVDDVVASQGLWTNVPDLDAVRILMDGDLQGQAQTRTSAGDFGEDFVVAPGNYLTVCSMNLAFRREVVPAFYQMPMDDNEWDVGRFDDIWSGLFLKRACDVLGKQVYSGRPLCEHNKAPRSTFSDLTNEVHGLELNEHIWEVVDEAGADADSYAGVARDIARQLADGDFSDYENGAFLNHCGEYTLDWLDCLEALTDTQPTAVAQPVGDD, from the coding sequence ATGTTAGGTCAGCCTAAAACGACGGGCTCCGGCGACGTCTGCGTCGTCGTCCCGACGGTGCGCGAGCCCGAGTGCGTGCGGGCCTACGTCGCCAACGCCCGCCGACACGGGTTCGACACCGACCGGCTCCACGTCGTCCTCGTCACCGAGGACTTCTGTGACACCGCCGAGATGGCAGCGATGCTCGAGGACCTGGAGGTGTCGGGCGCCGTCTTCGACGGCACCCGGCGCGAGCAGTGGCTCGACCGGAACGGCGTGGGGGACTTTTCACACCTGATCCCCGCGGCCAGCCACGCACAGACCTCCTTCGGCCTGCTGTACCTCTGGGCACACGACTTCCCCTACGGCGTCTTCATCGACGACGACACCCTCCCTCACGACGACCAGGACTTCTTCGGGACCCACCTGCGCAACCTCGGATTCGAGGGCGAGATCGAGCAGGTGGCCTCCGACGAGCAGTGGGTAAACGTGCTCTACCAGAACGTCGACGAGCACGACCTCTACCCCCGGGGATACCCCTACAGCGCGATGGGCGAGACGGTCGAGCGCACGACGGCGACGGTCGACGACGTCGTCGCCTCCCAGGGGCTGTGGACGAACGTCCCCGACCTGGACGCCGTCCGGATCCTGATGGACGGTGACCTCCAGGGTCAGGCACAGACCCGAACCAGTGCCGGGGACTTCGGTGAGGACTTCGTGGTCGCGCCGGGGAACTATCTGACCGTGTGCTCGATGAATCTGGCCTTCCGGCGGGAAGTCGTCCCCGCCTTTTACCAGATGCCGATGGACGACAACGAGTGGGACGTGGGCCGGTTCGACGACATCTGGAGCGGCCTCTTTCTCAAGCGGGCCTGCGACGTCCTGGGCAAGCAGGTGTACAGTGGCCGCCCGCTCTGTGAGCACAACAAGGCCCCGCGGTCGACGTTCTCGGACCTCACGAACGAGGTCCACGGGCTGGAGCTCAACGAGCACATCTGGGAGGTGGTCGACGAGGCCGGGGCCGACGCCGACAGCTACGCCGGCGTCGCCCGCGACATCGCCCGCCAGCTGGCCGACGGCGACTTCTCCGACTACGAGAACGGCGCCTTCTTGAACCACTGCGGGGAGTACACGCTGGACTGGCTCGACTGTCTCGAGGCACTGACCGACACGCAGCCGACCGCTGTCGCGCAGCCTGTGGGGGACGACTGA
- a CDS encoding thiolase family protein: MDVAIIGASMTQFGQRDAWVRELLAEAGEACLADAGVPREDVEHLYVANMASGEFEGQTGLMNALAHDMGMLGAYAERVDNTSATGGAGVYEAWQSVASGASDCSLLVGAEKMTHKTTAESTDVIASLTHPVEYKHGVTLPSFAGLTARHYLERFDAPRESLAEVAVKNHANGALNPNAQFQTEIDVETALDSPIIADPLRLYDFCPVTDGSAALLFCPADRAEEYTDEFVRVAGVAGATDTHVVHEREDPTVMNGVVESGEQAFGMAGWDRDDVDVAELHDMFTILEFLQLEGLGFADQGTAWKMAREGTTARDGDLPVNTSGGLKSKGHPLGASGVAQVVELYEQIQGEAGDRQVEADRGLACNVGGFGNCVVTTLVEGVSA; this comes from the coding sequence ATGGACGTCGCAATCATCGGCGCGTCGATGACACAGTTCGGCCAGCGCGACGCCTGGGTCCGCGAGCTGCTCGCGGAGGCAGGGGAAGCGTGTCTCGCCGACGCCGGGGTGCCCCGCGAGGACGTCGAGCACCTCTACGTCGCCAACATGGCGAGCGGCGAGTTCGAGGGACAGACCGGTCTGATGAACGCCCTGGCACACGACATGGGGATGCTTGGCGCGTACGCCGAGCGGGTCGACAACACCTCCGCGACCGGCGGCGCGGGGGTTTACGAGGCCTGGCAGTCCGTCGCCTCGGGCGCCAGCGACTGCAGCCTCCTGGTGGGCGCGGAGAAGATGACCCACAAGACGACCGCGGAGTCGACGGACGTCATCGCCTCGCTGACCCACCCCGTGGAGTACAAACACGGCGTCACCCTCCCCTCGTTCGCGGGGTTGACCGCCCGCCACTACCTCGAGCGCTTCGACGCGCCCCGGGAGAGCCTGGCGGAGGTCGCGGTCAAGAACCACGCCAACGGGGCACTCAACCCCAACGCGCAGTTCCAGACGGAGATCGACGTCGAGACCGCTCTCGACAGTCCCATCATCGCGGACCCGCTGCGGCTGTACGACTTCTGCCCGGTGACCGACGGCAGCGCCGCGCTGTTGTTCTGTCCGGCCGACCGCGCCGAGGAGTACACCGACGAGTTCGTCCGGGTGGCCGGCGTCGCGGGCGCGACCGACACCCACGTCGTCCACGAGCGCGAGGACCCCACAGTCATGAACGGCGTCGTCGAGAGCGGCGAGCAGGCGTTCGGGATGGCCGGCTGGGACCGCGACGACGTCGACGTCGCCGAGCTACACGACATGTTCACGATTCTCGAGTTCCTCCAGCTGGAGGGGCTCGGTTTCGCCGACCAGGGAACCGCCTGGAAGATGGCCCGGGAGGGGACGACGGCCCGGGACGGCGACCTGCCGGTGAACACCTCCGGCGGGCTCAAGTCGAAGGGTCACCCGCTGGGGGCGAGCGGCGTGGCCCAGGTGGTCGAACTGTACGAGCAGATCCAGGGCGAGGCGGGCGACCGGCAGGTCGAGGCCGACCGCGGGCTGGCCTGTAACGTCGGCGGGTTCGGGAACTGCGTCGTGACGACGCTGGTCGAGGGGGTGAGCGCATGA